A genomic window from Treponema maltophilum ATCC 51939 includes:
- a CDS encoding M20 metallopeptidase family protein — MSDDIKEYVVALRRKFHRIPEVSLQEKKTAENIRKELTKLGVSYEKVGEYGTAACIKGALSGKTYAFRADIDALPVEEQTGLPFKSEHPGCMHACGHDGHIAILLAFAKELQSLKAELKGTVYLCFQQAEEIGKGHEEMIAYLKKAGKIESIIGSHLWADIPVGKISLQPGAVMAGTTSFRITVTGKGCHGSRPDQGIDPINAGAMIVGEAFRIKDREFSPLQNNTLSFGMFHSGSATNVIPDRAELSGTMRFFSSAEKKQLISVIDRSCKAAATLTRTKIEWTTPVGLPPVVNDALCVAKALPSAQAVFGSKNVIHFERIMGADNYGCYLQKFPGFYAFIGIGNKAKGIVHAHHNGKFDMDEAALESAVRFYVDFIKRNM; from the coding sequence GTGTCTGACGATATAAAAGAATACGTTGTCGCGCTGCGGCGTAAATTCCATCGGATACCGGAAGTGTCTTTGCAGGAAAAAAAGACCGCCGAAAATATCCGAAAAGAATTGACAAAGCTGGGCGTTTCGTATGAAAAGGTCGGCGAGTACGGTACCGCCGCATGCATAAAAGGCGCTTTGAGCGGAAAAACCTATGCGTTCCGCGCCGACATCGATGCGCTGCCCGTAGAAGAGCAAACGGGGCTTCCGTTCAAATCGGAACATCCGGGCTGCATGCACGCGTGCGGTCATGACGGTCATATCGCGATTCTCTTGGCTTTTGCAAAAGAGCTGCAATCGCTTAAAGCCGAACTGAAGGGAACCGTGTACCTGTGTTTTCAGCAAGCCGAAGAAATCGGTAAGGGGCACGAAGAGATGATCGCCTATCTTAAAAAGGCCGGCAAAATCGAATCGATAATCGGTTCGCACCTGTGGGCCGATATTCCCGTCGGAAAAATATCTTTGCAGCCGGGCGCGGTAATGGCCGGGACGACGAGTTTCCGCATCACTGTAACCGGAAAAGGCTGCCACGGCTCAAGACCCGACCAGGGAATCGATCCGATAAATGCCGGAGCGATGATTGTCGGAGAAGCGTTCCGAATTAAAGACCGGGAATTCAGCCCGCTGCAAAACAATACGCTCAGCTTCGGAATGTTCCACAGCGGAAGCGCTACGAACGTTATTCCCGACCGCGCGGAACTCAGCGGAACAATGCGCTTTTTTTCGTCCGCCGAAAAAAAACAGCTGATTTCGGTTATCGACCGCAGCTGTAAAGCCGCCGCAACGCTCACGAGAACGAAAATCGAATGGACGACGCCGGTCGGTCTTCCGCCGGTCGTAAACGACGCTTTGTGCGTCGCCAAAGCTCTGCCGTCGGCTCAAGCGGTTTTCGGGAGCAAAAACGTCATTCACTTTGAGCGGATTATGGGCGCCGACAATTACGGTTGTTATTTGCAGAAATTTCCCGGTTTTTACGCCTTTATCGGCATAGGGAACAAGGCGAAGGGTATCGTGCACGCTCATCACAACGGCAAATTCGATATGGACGAAGCGGCTTTGGAAAGCGCCGTCCGGTTTTACGTCGATTTTATAAAACGAAATATGTAG
- a CDS encoding AraC family transcriptional regulator: protein MLNSFNRTMDYIESVLDGEIDEKEVARISRYSFALFARLFSILTGYTLGEYLRFRKLSRAAVDLRNTNEKVIDIALKYGYESPDSFAAAFKKFHNASPSEVKDGKEFTSFLPLRLSLTVTGGNMMKVKIEKKDAFSVAGLKETVCASYDFPSLWKKLYLHIPHSQLVKLGNGQSFGVCTEVSDCKDFTYMAAYDLRGASCKEKARELGLSVLEIPAAEYAVVTLEGAVPDCIHAGWKFVMENFFPEHGFRHAGSPDFEVYAEGDTDSPAYKMELWVPIVKE from the coding sequence ATGCTCAATTCTTTTAACAGGACGATGGACTATATTGAAAGCGTGCTTGACGGTGAAATCGACGAAAAGGAAGTCGCGCGGATTTCACGCTATTCGTTTGCACTTTTTGCAAGACTGTTTTCGATACTGACGGGGTACACGCTCGGCGAGTACCTGCGTTTTCGAAAACTGAGCCGGGCGGCCGTCGACTTGCGCAACACAAACGAAAAAGTCATCGACATCGCTTTAAAATACGGATACGAGTCCCCCGATTCTTTTGCCGCGGCGTTTAAAAAATTTCACAATGCGTCGCCGAGCGAAGTAAAAGACGGAAAAGAATTCACATCGTTTTTGCCGCTTCGCCTGTCGTTAACCGTTACGGGAGGTAACATGATGAAAGTAAAAATCGAAAAAAAAGATGCGTTCAGCGTCGCAGGCTTAAAGGAAACGGTTTGCGCATCGTATGATTTTCCTTCGCTGTGGAAAAAGTTGTATTTGCACATACCGCATTCGCAATTGGTAAAGCTCGGCAACGGACAAAGTTTCGGCGTATGTACGGAAGTAAGCGATTGCAAAGACTTTACGTATATGGCGGCCTACGACCTTCGCGGCGCATCCTGCAAAGAAAAAGCTCGGGAACTCGGTTTATCGGTTCTCGAAATCCCCGCAGCCGAATATGCGGTCGTTACGCTTGAAGGAGCCGTCCCCGACTGTATTCACGCCGGATGGAAATTCGTTATGGAAAACTTTTTTCCCGAACATGGTTTTCGTCATGCGGGCAGCCCCGACTTCGAAGTCTATGCCGAAGGCGACACGGACTCGCCCGCCTACAAAATGGAACTGTGGGTACCGATCGTAAAAGAGTAA
- a CDS encoding MalY/PatB family protein: protein MTYNFDIRVDRRNTDSLKYDGAESVFGKKDIIPLWVADMDFPTAQPVIDAICKRAKSGIYGYTLRPSSYFESVRDWQKKRNGWLFDTALASFCPGVVPALAAVISEFSREGQTVLFFTPVYSEFFNATKNCGRLPLTVPLTQRDGGIIDIDFDAFEKALQKKPALFILCHPHNPLGRVWKRSELEKIDELCRRYKVPVVSDEIHSDIMLWGNKHIPFASIGSEAAANTITCTSATKTFNLAGLQACTIIFPDKASKEKFDSFWHRVAIGMPNCFGALATEIAFREGEEWLEQLLRYIEGNVRFVKNYLDAKIPEIKTYVPQGTYLMWLDCRALGMKGDELCDFIVNEARLGLSDGRSFGAQDGYLRLNVACARSVLEEALARLEKAVEKKRK, encoded by the coding sequence ATGACTTATAATTTTGATATCCGTGTAGACAGAAGAAATACCGATTCGCTTAAATATGACGGAGCCGAATCCGTATTCGGTAAAAAAGATATTATTCCGCTGTGGGTTGCCGATATGGATTTTCCGACCGCGCAGCCGGTTATCGACGCGATTTGCAAGCGCGCAAAAAGCGGTATTTACGGTTATACGCTGCGGCCGTCTTCCTATTTCGAGTCCGTGCGTGATTGGCAAAAAAAACGGAACGGCTGGCTCTTCGATACCGCTCTTGCATCTTTTTGTCCGGGCGTCGTTCCGGCTCTGGCCGCCGTTATAAGCGAATTTTCGCGCGAAGGACAGACCGTTTTATTTTTTACGCCGGTATATTCGGAGTTTTTTAATGCGACGAAAAACTGCGGCCGTCTTCCGCTTACCGTTCCGTTGACGCAAAGAGACGGCGGCATTATCGATATCGATTTTGATGCGTTTGAAAAAGCGCTGCAAAAAAAGCCCGCACTGTTTATTTTATGCCATCCGCACAATCCGCTCGGGCGTGTGTGGAAAAGATCCGAATTGGAAAAAATCGACGAATTGTGCCGCCGGTACAAGGTGCCCGTCGTGTCCGACGAAATCCATTCGGATATTATGCTCTGGGGCAACAAACATATTCCCTTTGCTTCAATCGGGTCTGAAGCCGCCGCAAATACGATTACCTGTACGTCGGCGACGAAAACCTTTAACCTTGCCGGTTTGCAAGCTTGTACGATCATCTTTCCCGATAAAGCGTCAAAAGAAAAATTCGATTCGTTTTGGCATCGCGTCGCTATCGGTATGCCTAACTGTTTCGGCGCTCTTGCAACCGAAATTGCTTTCCGTGAAGGCGAAGAATGGCTCGAACAGCTTTTGCGCTACATCGAAGGCAACGTAAGGTTCGTTAAAAATTATTTGGACGCAAAAATTCCGGAAATAAAAACCTATGTACCGCAAGGTACCTATTTGATGTGGCTCGACTGCCGCGCGCTCGGCATGAAAGGCGACGAGCTCTGCGATTTTATCGTAAACGAAGCGCGTTTGGGTTTAAGCGACGGAAGATCCTTCGGTGCACAGGACGGATATCTCAGGCTCAATGTCGCTTGCGCGCGCTCGGTTCTTGAGGAAGCTTTGGCGCGGCTCGAAAAAGCCGTTGAAAAAAAACGAAAATAA